A window of the Cannabis sativa cultivar Pink pepper isolate KNU-18-1 chromosome X, ASM2916894v1, whole genome shotgun sequence genome harbors these coding sequences:
- the LOC115710051 gene encoding uncharacterized protein LOC115710051, whose amino-acid sequence MFQVGIFSLLCLKSIKTLVLIHHHLSNPSFMANYGTVQRPSTTSASPSLGEPYNPKNSTRKNLSVSDFKHLWPFNIPTTSESAAVRIIRNLGDFGLFYALFIWIGLFISLIPERKVSLIYLVIMTYITSVYLLVLRALPMSIDLNRFIDKKVVLFILAIVTMVELILTKAGLHLLATLGCGVPIILVHAVFTIRSELSVGGEDAVEGVPLMNSSETESVDIV is encoded by the exons ATGTTTCAAGTAGGAATATTCAGCCTTCTCTGTCTG AAAAGCATCAAGACCCTTGTCCTTATACATCATCACCTCTCAAATCCAAGCTTCATGGCCAACTATGGAACCGTCCAAAGGCCGTCCACAACCTCAGCTTCTCCTTCTCTAGGCGAGCCCTACAACCCAAAGAACTCCACAAGAAAGAACCTATCGGTATCCGACTTCAAACACCTTTGGCCTTTCAATATCCCCACAACCTCAGAATCTGCAGCCGTAAGAATCATCAGAAACCTGGGTGACTTTGGATTGTTCTATGCTCTTTTCATATGGATTGGCCTCTTCATATCCCTTATACCAGAAAGAAAAGTCTCATTGATTTATTTGGTGATTATGACCTATATAACATCTGTGTACCTTCTGGTGTTGAGGGCACTGCCCATGTCTATTGACCTCAATAGGTTTATAGACAAAAAAGTTGTCCTTTTCATTCTGGCTATAGTGACTATGGTTGAGCTCATCTTAACAAAGGCTGGTCTGCATCTCCTTGCTACTTTGGGTTGTGGTGTTCCAATAATTTTGGTTCATGCAGTTTTTACAATCCGAAGTGAGCTTTCGGTGGGTGGTGAAGATGCTGTCGAAGGTGTTCCTCTTATGAACTCCAGTGAAACAGAATCAGTTGATATAGTTTGA